CTGCCCCCCAAAAGCTGTACCACTTTTTTAAGTTAGGATTTGGCAGCCATGAGGGAGGCAACCCATGCCCACAAAGCGATATACCCCTGATCAGATTATCCATCATCTGAGGGAAGTTGAAGTACTGCTCAGCCAGGGAATGACCATTGAGAATGCCGCTAGACAGATCGGCGTGAGTGTTCAGACCTGCTACCGTTAGCGCAAAGAATGCGGTGGCATGCTCACCAGTCAAGCCTAGCGGCTCAAAGAGTTGGAGCAATAGAAC
This genomic stretch from Candidatus Neomarinimicrobiota bacterium harbors:
- a CDS encoding helix-turn-helix domain-containing protein, giving the protein MPTKRYTPDQIIHHLREVEVLLSQGMTIENAARQIGVSVQTCYR